In one window of Musa acuminata AAA Group cultivar baxijiao chromosome BXJ3-2, Cavendish_Baxijiao_AAA, whole genome shotgun sequence DNA:
- the LOC103975555 gene encoding polygalacturonase At1g48100-like isoform X2, which translates to MGRVSVRGLATTVLLVVFVACSCFATCGATRDLTTWLAGRRGSGRSRRPTPKPKPSSGPSPSPRSSPPAPQGGGAFNVLDYGAKGDGVTDDTQAFQAAWAAACEGSPSRVLVPADSDFLVGPISFSGPCKSNILFQLDGKIIAPGGKAWGSGLLQWLEFRSLKGIRIQGQGIIEGQGNAWWSRDDPFGTELSGRLPHVKPSAVRFYGSSDVTVTGITIQNSPQCHLKFDSSHDIQVFGVTVSSPGDSPNTDGIHLQNSVGVSIHDTNLGCGDDCISIQTGCSNIMVQNVNCGPGHGISIGGLGKGNTQASVSNVTVQNANMVGTMTGVRIKTWQGGSGYVKNIRFSKIKLSRVATPIVIDQFYCDQSKCRNQTSAVALSDITYDGVVGTYTVQPVYLACSDTEPCRSIHLDGIQLELLKQRGASYDPFCWQAYGDLQGPTEPPITCLENGNSK; encoded by the exons ATGGGCAGGGTTAGCGTGAGGGGCTTAGCGACCACCGTCCTCCTCGTGGTGTTCGTTGCATGCTCATGCTTTGCAACCTGTGGCGCGACGAGAGACCTGACCACCTGGTTGGCAGGAAGGAGAGGGAGTGGGAGGTCCCGCCGACCAACGCCGAAGCCGAAACCAAGTTCAGGTCCGTCGCCAAGCCCGAGGTCGTCTCCGCCAGCTCCCCAAGGCGGGGGGGCGTTCAACGTGCTGGATTACGGAGCCAAGGGCGATGGGGTAACCGATGACACCCAG GCATTCCAGGCTGCATGGGCAGCTGCTTGCGAGGGATCGCCGTCGAGAGTACTTGTTCCTGCAGACTCGGACTTCCTCGTCGGTCCAATCTCGTTCTCGGGCCCTTGCAAGTCCAACATCTTGTTCCAG TTGGATGGCAAGATCATTGCTCCTGGTGGTAAAGCTTGGGGCTCGGGTCTGTTACAGTGGCTCGAATTCAGATCGCTGAAAGGTATCAGAATTCAGGGCCAAGGCATCATCGAAGGGCAGGGCAATGCCTGGTGGAGCAGAGACGATCCG TTCGGCACCGAGCTCAGTGGACGATTGCCGCACGTCAAACCGTCG GCCGTGAGGTTCTATGGGAGCTCCGATGTAACGGTGACCGGCATCACGATTCAGAACTCGCCGCAGTGCCATCTCAAGTTCGACAGCAGCCATGATATTCAGGTCTTCGGTGTCACCGTCTCTTCCCCTGGAGACAGTCCCAACACTGACGGAATCCATCTCCAGAACTCCGTCGGCGTCTCCATCCATGATACCAACTTGGGATGTG GTGACGACTGCATATCCATCCAAACAGGCTGCTCCAACATCATGGTGCAGAACGTGAACTGCGGGCCAGGTCATGGGATCAGCATCGGAGGGCTCGGCAAGGGCAACACGCAGGCTTCCGTATCCAACGTCACTGTTCAGAACGCGAACATGGTCGGCACGATGACCGGCGTCAGGATCAAGACTTGGCAG GGTGGATCCGGCTACGTCAAGAACATACGATTCTCAAAGATCAAGCTCTCGCGGGTGGCCACCCCGATCGTCATCGACCAGTTCTACTGCGACCAGAGCAAATGCCGGAACCAAACCTCCGCGGTGGCGCTGTCGGACATCACCTACGACGGCGTCGTGGGGACTTACACCGTCCAGCCGGTGTACTTGGCCTGCAGCGACACCGAGCCTTGCCGAAGCATCCATCTCGACGGCATACAGCTTGAGCTGCTGAAGCAACGTGGAGCTAGCTACGACCCTTTCTGCTGGCAAGCCTACGGCGACCTGCAAGGCCCCACGGAACCTCCCATCACCTGCTTGGAGAATGGAAACTCCAAGTGA
- the LOC103975555 gene encoding polygalacturonase At1g48100-like isoform X1, with protein sequence MGRVSVRGLATTVLLVVFVACSCFATCGATRDLTTWLAGRRGSGRSRRPTPKPKPSSGPSPSPRSSPPAPQGGGAFNVLDYGAKGDGVTDDTQAFQAAWAAACEGSPSRVLVPADSDFLVGPISFSGPCKSNILFQLDGKIIAPGGKAWGSGLLQWLEFRSLKGIRIQGQGIIEGQGNAWWSRDDPQFGTELSGRLPHVKPSAVRFYGSSDVTVTGITIQNSPQCHLKFDSSHDIQVFGVTVSSPGDSPNTDGIHLQNSVGVSIHDTNLGCGDDCISIQTGCSNIMVQNVNCGPGHGISIGGLGKGNTQASVSNVTVQNANMVGTMTGVRIKTWQGGSGYVKNIRFSKIKLSRVATPIVIDQFYCDQSKCRNQTSAVALSDITYDGVVGTYTVQPVYLACSDTEPCRSIHLDGIQLELLKQRGASYDPFCWQAYGDLQGPTEPPITCLENGNSK encoded by the exons ATGGGCAGGGTTAGCGTGAGGGGCTTAGCGACCACCGTCCTCCTCGTGGTGTTCGTTGCATGCTCATGCTTTGCAACCTGTGGCGCGACGAGAGACCTGACCACCTGGTTGGCAGGAAGGAGAGGGAGTGGGAGGTCCCGCCGACCAACGCCGAAGCCGAAACCAAGTTCAGGTCCGTCGCCAAGCCCGAGGTCGTCTCCGCCAGCTCCCCAAGGCGGGGGGGCGTTCAACGTGCTGGATTACGGAGCCAAGGGCGATGGGGTAACCGATGACACCCAG GCATTCCAGGCTGCATGGGCAGCTGCTTGCGAGGGATCGCCGTCGAGAGTACTTGTTCCTGCAGACTCGGACTTCCTCGTCGGTCCAATCTCGTTCTCGGGCCCTTGCAAGTCCAACATCTTGTTCCAG TTGGATGGCAAGATCATTGCTCCTGGTGGTAAAGCTTGGGGCTCGGGTCTGTTACAGTGGCTCGAATTCAGATCGCTGAAAGGTATCAGAATTCAGGGCCAAGGCATCATCGAAGGGCAGGGCAATGCCTGGTGGAGCAGAGACGATCCG CAGTTCGGCACCGAGCTCAGTGGACGATTGCCGCACGTCAAACCGTCG GCCGTGAGGTTCTATGGGAGCTCCGATGTAACGGTGACCGGCATCACGATTCAGAACTCGCCGCAGTGCCATCTCAAGTTCGACAGCAGCCATGATATTCAGGTCTTCGGTGTCACCGTCTCTTCCCCTGGAGACAGTCCCAACACTGACGGAATCCATCTCCAGAACTCCGTCGGCGTCTCCATCCATGATACCAACTTGGGATGTG GTGACGACTGCATATCCATCCAAACAGGCTGCTCCAACATCATGGTGCAGAACGTGAACTGCGGGCCAGGTCATGGGATCAGCATCGGAGGGCTCGGCAAGGGCAACACGCAGGCTTCCGTATCCAACGTCACTGTTCAGAACGCGAACATGGTCGGCACGATGACCGGCGTCAGGATCAAGACTTGGCAG GGTGGATCCGGCTACGTCAAGAACATACGATTCTCAAAGATCAAGCTCTCGCGGGTGGCCACCCCGATCGTCATCGACCAGTTCTACTGCGACCAGAGCAAATGCCGGAACCAAACCTCCGCGGTGGCGCTGTCGGACATCACCTACGACGGCGTCGTGGGGACTTACACCGTCCAGCCGGTGTACTTGGCCTGCAGCGACACCGAGCCTTGCCGAAGCATCCATCTCGACGGCATACAGCTTGAGCTGCTGAAGCAACGTGGAGCTAGCTACGACCCTTTCTGCTGGCAAGCCTACGGCGACCTGCAAGGCCCCACGGAACCTCCCATCACCTGCTTGGAGAATGGAAACTCCAAGTGA